The DNA window GTGCGCGTCGAGCAGGTCGACATCGAGGAAGACGCTGAGCACGAAGAGCCCGAGGAGGGGAACTTCGACGACTTGGACGAGTCCGAGCTCACCGCGCTCGCCGAGGCGGTGCGCGAGGCAGGCCGCGTGACCACCGGCCTGGTCGACACGTCCGCCGACCCGATCGAGTACTCCGCGTCCCACGACTTCAACGACCCGGCCACCTCGAATCACCCGGTGCACCGCACGAAGCGGATCGAGGCGCACGTCGCGGCGCAAAAGGCGCAGCGCCGCGCCCACTTGCGCGTGGTTCCGGATACCGAACAGGAGTAGCTGGCGCGTAGACTATCGCGCATGGCAATTGCACATACGGAAGCTTCTCTGAAGAACGTCATCAAGGCGTACGACGTCCGCGGCGTGGTCGGCGAGACGATCGACGCCGATTTTGTCCGCACCGTCGGCGCAGCCTTCGCGCATATCCTGCGCGGCGAGGGGGAGACCACGATCGCGGTGGGCTACGACATGCGCCCGTCGTCGCCGGAGCTTGCGCAGGCCTTCGCTTTAGGGGCGAGCGAGCAAGGCCTCGACGTGCTCGCGCTGGGCTTAACCAGCACCGACGAGCTCTACTTCGCTGCCGGCACGCGCGGCTGCGCGGGCGCGATGTTCACCGCTTCCCACAACCCGGCCAAGTACAACGGCATCAAGCTGTGCCGCGCGGGCGCGACCCCGGTCTCGACCGACACGGGCTTGGCCGAGATCGCCCGCATGCTTCTCGACGGCGTTCCGGCCACCGACGCCGCCCCCGGCACCATCACCGAGGCCGATGTGCTCGACGACTATGCCGCCTTCCTGCGCAAGCTCGTTGACGTCCCCACGCGCCGCCCCCTCGTTGTCGCAGTCGACGCCGCCAACGGCATGGCCGGGCTGACCGTGCCCGCGGTGCTCGGCGACATGGATATCCGCCCGCTCTACTTCGAGCTCGACGGCACCTTCCCCAACCACGAGGCGAACCCGCTCGACCCGAAGAACCTTGTCGACCTGCAGAAGTTCACCGTGGAGCAGGGTGCGGACATTGGCCTGGCTTTCGACGGGGACGCGGATCGTTGCTTTGTGGTGGATGAGCGTGGGGAGCCGGTGAGTGCGTCGTCGATAAGCGCACTGATCGCGCGCCGCACACTTGCGACGCACCCGGGTGCGACGATTATTCACAACCTGATCACCTCGCAGGCGGTGCCGGAGATCATCGTCGAACACGGTGGGACGCCGGTGCGCACGCGCGTCGGGCACTCCTACATCAAAGCCGAGATGGCGCGCACCGGCGCGGTTTTTGGCGGCGAGCACTCCGCGCACTACTACTTCGCCGACTTCTTCAACGCCGACTCTGGGCTGGTCGCGGCGCTGCACGTGCTTGCGGCGCTCGCGGAGCAGGACGCGCCGCTGAGCGAGCTGATGGCCGAGTACAACCGCTACGCCGCTTCCGGCGAGATCAACTCCGAGGTGGCGGACCAGGACGCGGCGACCCAGCGCGTCATCGACGCGTTTGCGGACCGCACTGAAAAGCTCGACCGGCTCGACGGGGTGACCGTGTGGCTGAGCGGCACCAAGGCGTGGTTCAACGTGCGCGCCTCCAACACGGAGCCGCTGCTGCGCCTGAACGTTGAGGCGGAAACGGTAGGAGAAGTTGAGGAGTTAGTCGAGGAGATCCTGGGAATCATCCGCGCTGCGTAAGATTGCGGGGTATGAGCGACTACTACGAGGGTGCCGGCAACTACGACCGCGAGACCGTCCGTTTCTTCGACATCGCCCACGAGGGCGCGCAGGTCAGGGCGATTATCGACGCCCTCGCGCCCCTCGCCCAACTCCACGGGCTCAACCCCCGTAGCCTGGTCGTGCTGGCGACCGACCAGATCGCGCGCGCTGCCGCCCGGGCGGTGACGCAGGTCCGCGAGCCGCTGCCGCTGCCGGTGGTGGTCACCGACACGCTGCCGGGATATGTGGGCGCGCTTGACGTGGTCGTGGTGGTTGGGGACGCGGCCGACCGCGAGGACGACCTGCGCGCGCTGACGACCGCCGCCCAGCGCGGCGCGGAAACGGTGCTGGCAGGGCCCGCGCGCGGCCCGATCGTGGACGAGGCGCCGCGCTCGACTGTGGTCGTGCCCGCCCTGCCGACAGCGATGGGGCCCTCGCCCGCGCGCACCATCGCGGTGGTTGCCGCGGTGCTCGACGTCCTCACCGCGCGCGAAGTGGACGTTGAAGCGGTTGCGCAGCGCTACCGAGTGCTCGCCGACGAGCTCGACGCCGAGCTGACCGCCGTCTCGCCGGAGCGCGACGAGGACGTCAACGCAGCCCGCCAGCTGCGCGCCTTCATCCGGGACGCGCGAGTGGTCCACACAGGGGTGACGCGCCACGGGGCGGCGCTCGCGGAACTCGTGGCAACGCTGTGGTCGTGCCGCGGGCTGGCGAGCGGCGTGGTCAGCGCCGAGGAGCTGTCGCAGGCACTCGAGCTGGCACGCGGCACGCACGCGGCTGCCGACGACATCTTCCACGATCCATTCCTTGATGGGCCGGTGGAACTGGTACCCTTGAAGGTCGTTTGCTGGGCGCAGCCGGACGCCGACGCGTCGGCCGGGCCCAATACGCGCGCCGAAACCGTCGCCTCGCAGGAATTGGGCGAGGCCGCCGCGGCGCTGCGACTGCTGGCGCGCGCGTACGCCGTGACCGCGCTCGACGACCCGGCGCTTTAGGCCTTTAGGCGCTGTGCGCCAAGAAGAGAACAACGACAGAAACGAGGCACGACCACCGATGGAGCACCTCAAGGGCGCCCTGCGTACCTACACCTGGGGCTCGCGCACGCTGCTTGCAGACCTGCGCGGCACCGCCTCGCCCGCCTCCACCCCGGAGGCGGAGCTGTGGTTCGGCGCGCACCCGGCCGCCCCGTCGACTATCGACGGACGCGGCCTCGACGAGCTCATCGCTGCCGATCCGCGCGGGGCGCTGGGGGAGCGTGTCGTCGAGAAGTTCGGCGAGCAGCTGCCATTTTTGGTCAAGCTGCTGGCAGCCGGGGCACCGCTGTCGCTGCAGGCGCACCCGTCGAAAGAGCAGGCGCTTGCCGGTTTCCAGCGGGAGGAAGACAGCGGGCTGGACCTGCACGACCCGCGCCGCAACTACAAGGACCCGAACCACAAGCCGGAACTGATCGTGGCGCTGACTCCCTTCCAGGCGCTGGCGGGCTTCCGCCCCTTTTCGCGCACTGCGGAGCTGCTCGCGGTGCTCGACGCCCCGGGGCTCAACCGCTACACCACGATGGTGGACCCGGAGGACGAAGAGGCGAGCTTGCGCGCGCTGTTCACCACGCTGATTTCGCTGCCGCGCAAGGCGGCGGTCGCGCTCGTGGAAGAAGTCGAGCAGCGGGCCCGGGAGGTCGTGCAGGGCGAGCTCGAGGAGTGGATGCGCGAGGTGCTCACCATGTACCTCGAGCTGGTCGAAGCCTACCCGGGCGACATCGGTGCCCTGGCCGCGCTGCTGCTCAACTACTTCAACCTTCAGCCCGGCGAGGCGCTCTACCTGGACGCCGGGCAGCTGCACGCCTACCAGCACGGGCTGGGCGTGGAGATCATGGCGAACTCCGACAACGTGCTGCGCGGCGGCCTGACCTCCAAGCACGTTGATGTGCCGGAGCTGGTGCGGGTGCTGAAGTTTCACGCGCTGACGTCGCCGCGTCCGGAGACGTCGACAAGCGAGACCGGCGAAGAATTCATCCTGCCGATCGAGGACTTCCGGCTCGGCCGCCACCGGCTCGCGGGCGAAGCGACGCTGAAGGTGAACACCGACGGGCCCGCGATCGTGCTGTGCACGGACGGCGAGGCCATCGGTAGCGGCCAGTGCGTCTTGCGCCCCGGTGAGGCCGTGTGGATCCCCGCGAGCGACCCACGGCCCGAGTTCCGCGCCCGGGAGGGCGGGCAGGCGGAACTGTTCTACGCCAGCGTCTAGCGGTCCGAGCTGCCGGGTTCGGCGGGGGTGCAGGCGTCGTAAATGATGACGCCCGCGGTGATGCCCGCCGCGACGAGCGCGAGCCCAGCCGCCACGCTAGCCAGGTTCATCCGTGCCTTGCGCAGCTGGGCGTTGATCTCGGAAGCCTGCTTGGCCAGCGCCGGGTTAAGAATGCCCAACTGCTGCTGCAGCTGCGTGTTCGCGTCCTCCAGCTGGCGGGCGATCTGGTCGGCCACATCGCTGAGGCCCGGGATTGCGGTCTGGGTGGCGATGCCGAGCGGGATCAGCGCGAGCAGCGGCACACCGAAGCCCACGCCCGCGGCCAGGCAGCGGCTGTAATCGAGCTGCGGGGCGGCACCGGCCTTCGGGGAAATCGGGATGGTGACGGAATCCACCAACTCGCCCACCCTGTCCTTGACGTTCGCGGTGACGTTCTCGCCTGGGATGGCCTGCTCCTCGACGACGATGATGAGGTTGCCGCCGTCGTCGATGCTGCCGTCGGCAGGCCCCTCGACGTCGACGATCAGGTCCTCGGGCACGAAGCCGC is part of the Corynebacterium imitans genome and encodes:
- the manA gene encoding mannose-6-phosphate isomerase, class I, with the protein product MEHLKGALRTYTWGSRTLLADLRGTASPASTPEAELWFGAHPAAPSTIDGRGLDELIAADPRGALGERVVEKFGEQLPFLVKLLAAGAPLSLQAHPSKEQALAGFQREEDSGLDLHDPRRNYKDPNHKPELIVALTPFQALAGFRPFSRTAELLAVLDAPGLNRYTTMVDPEDEEASLRALFTTLISLPRKAAVALVEEVEQRAREVVQGELEEWMREVLTMYLELVEAYPGDIGALAALLLNYFNLQPGEALYLDAGQLHAYQHGLGVEIMANSDNVLRGGLTSKHVDVPELVRVLKFHALTSPRPETSTSETGEEFILPIEDFRLGRHRLAGEATLKVNTDGPAIVLCTDGEAIGSGQCVLRPGEAVWIPASDPRPEFRAREGGQAELFYASV
- a CDS encoding DUF3499 domain-containing protein; protein product: MNTFRRCCRPGCGRPAVATLIYAYAESTAVIGPLAVEKDPHAWDLCEKHSAHITAPVGWDMVRVEQVDIEEDAEHEEPEEGNFDDLDESELTALAEAVREAGRVTTGLVDTSADPIEYSASHDFNDPATSNHPVHRTKRIEAHVAAQKAQRRAHLRVVPDTEQE
- a CDS encoding phosphomannomutase/phosphoglucomutase, which encodes MAIAHTEASLKNVIKAYDVRGVVGETIDADFVRTVGAAFAHILRGEGETTIAVGYDMRPSSPELAQAFALGASEQGLDVLALGLTSTDELYFAAGTRGCAGAMFTASHNPAKYNGIKLCRAGATPVSTDTGLAEIARMLLDGVPATDAAPGTITEADVLDDYAAFLRKLVDVPTRRPLVVAVDAANGMAGLTVPAVLGDMDIRPLYFELDGTFPNHEANPLDPKNLVDLQKFTVEQGADIGLAFDGDADRCFVVDERGEPVSASSISALIARRTLATHPGATIIHNLITSQAVPEIIVEHGGTPVRTRVGHSYIKAEMARTGAVFGGEHSAHYYFADFFNADSGLVAALHVLAALAEQDAPLSELMAEYNRYAASGEINSEVADQDAATQRVIDAFADRTEKLDRLDGVTVWLSGTKAWFNVRASNTEPLLRLNVEAETVGEVEELVEEILGIIRAA